One window of the Benincasa hispida cultivar B227 chromosome 3, ASM972705v1, whole genome shotgun sequence genome contains the following:
- the LOC120073200 gene encoding ABC transporter F family member 4, which produces MGRKKTEEGGGSKVKPGKDVPGKREKLSVSEMLASMDQKSDKPKKGSSSLGGGAKPQAKAPKKVAAYTDGIDLPPSDDEEEEIVSDGEQQSTSSQKRLPWQDRAEVKPLEVAVSDKELKKRERKDMFAAHAAEQARQEALKDDHDAFTVVIGSRASVLDGNDEADANVKDITIDNFSVSARGKELLKNASVKISHGKRYGLVGPNGMGKSTLLKLLAWRKIPVPKNIDVLLVEQEVVGDDRTALQAVVSANEELVKLRQEVADLQNFDGGQDDNDDDDAGERLAELYEKLQLLGSDAAEAQASKILAGLGFSKDMQARPTRSFSGGWRMRISLARALFVQPTLLLLDEPTNHLDLRAVLWLEEYLCRWKKTLVVVSHDRDFLNSVCNEIIHLHDFRLHFYRGNFDDFESGYEQRRKEMNKKFEIYDKQVKAAKRSGSRAQQEKVKDRAKFAAAKEASKNKSKGKVDEDEPLPEAPRKWRDYSVEFHFPEPTELTPPLLQLIEVSFSYPNREDFRLSDVDVGIDMGTRVAIVGPNGAGKSTLLNLLAGDLVPTEGEVRRSQKLRIGRYSQHFVDLLTMEETPVQYLLRLHPDQEGLSKQEAVRAKLGKFGLPSHNHLTPIAKLSGGQKARVVFTSISMSKPHILLLDEPTNHLDMQSIDALADALDEFTGGVVLVSHDSRLISRVCEDEEKSEIWVVENGTVEFFPGTFEEYKEQLQKEIKAEVDD; this is translated from the coding sequence ATGGGAAGGAAGAAAACAGAAGAAGGCGGTGGTTCCAAAGTCAAGCCTGGTAAAGATGTTCCTGGGAAGAGAGAGAAGCTTTCAGTGTCAGAAATGCTTGCCAGTATGGATCAGAAATCAGATAAACCAAAAAAGGGATCTTCATCTTTGGGTGGTGGTGCTAAACCTCAAGCAAAGGCTCCAAAAAAGGTTGCAGCCTACACTGATGGCATTGATCTCCCTCCCTCAGatgatgaggaagaagaaattgtGTCTGATGGGGAGCAACAGAGTACCAGTTCCCAGAAACGGCTACCCTGGCAGGACCGGGCCGAGGTTAAGCCTCTGGAGGTGGCTGTAAGTGACAAAGAGTTGAAAAAACGAGAGAGGAAAGATATGTTTGCAGCCCATGCTGCAGAACAGGCCAGACAAGAAGCTCTAAAAGATGACCATGATGCTTTCACTGTTGTAATTGGTAGCCGAGCTTCGGTTCTTGATGGTAATGATGAAGCTGATGCAAATGTCAAAGACATTACAATCGATAATTTCTCTGTTTCAGCTAGAGGGAAAGAGCTTTTAAAAAATGCATCAGTGAAGATATCTCACGGGAAGAGGTATGGTTTAGTTGGGCCTAATGGTATGGGAAAGTCCACATTATTAAAGCTCCTCGCTTGGAGGAAGATACCAGTTCCTAAAAATATTGATGTCCTGTTGGTTGAACAAGAGGTGGTTGGTGATGATAGAACTGCACTCCAAGCAGTTGTTTCTGCTAATGAGGAGCTGGTCAAGCTTCGGCAAGAAGTTGCTGATTTGCAGAATTTTGATGGTGGTCAAGATgacaatgatgatgatgatgcggGAGAGAGGCTTGCTGAGTTATATGAAAAGTTGCAGCTCTTGGGATCAGATGCAGCTGAGGCTCAAGCTTCCAAAATTCTTGCTGGACTGGGTTTTAGCAAGGATATGCAAGCACGTCCCACCCGTTCATTTAGTGGTGGATGGAGGATGAGAATTTCATTGGCTCGGGCTCTTTTTGTTCAGCCAACACTTCTATTACTAGATGAACCCACAAATCATCTAGACCTTAGGGCCGTTCTCTGGTTGGAGGAGTACCTCTGTCGGTGGAAGAAAACACTTGTTGTTGTGTCACATGATCGAGATTTCCTCAACAGTGTTTGCAATGAAATTATTCATCTTCATGACTTTAGGCTTCATTTTTATCGTGGAAATTTTGATGATTTTGAAAGTGGGTATGAGCAGCGACGGAAAGAAATGAACAAGAAGTTTGAGATATATGATAAGCAGGTGAAAGCAGCTAAGAGGTCTGGAAGCAGGGCTCAGCAAGAGAAGGTGAAAGACCGAGCAAAATTTGCTGCTGCTAAGGAAGCCTCAAAGAACAAGTCCAAGGGAAAGGTTGATGAAGATGAGCCCCTGCCAGAAGCTCCCAGAAAGTGGAGAGATTACAGTGTAGAATTCCACTTCCCTGAACCCACCGAGCTCACCCCACCATTATTGCAGTTGATTGAAGTAAGCTTCAGCTATCCAAATAGGGAAGATTTTCGACTTTCTGATGTTGATGTGGGAATTGATATGGGAACTCGGGTTGCTATTGTTGGGCCCAATGGAGCGGGGAAATCTACTCTTCTGAACCTGCTCGCAGGTGATTTGGTACCAACAGAAGGTGAAGTTCGTAGGAGCCAGAAGTTGAGGATTGGGAGGTACTCGCAACATTTTGTAGACCTTCTGACAATGGAGGAAACACCAGTTCAATATCTTCTTCGTCTTCATCCTGATCAAGAAGGTCTAAGTAAGCAGGAGGCTGTTCGTGCTAAGTTGGGGAAGTTCGGACTTCCTAGCCACAATCACCTCACGCCGATTGCTAAATTGTCTGGGGGCCAAAAAGCCAGGGTTGTTTTTACCTCAATTTCCATGTCAAAGCCACACATATTACTGCTTGATGAACCAACAAATCACTTGGACATGCAGAGTATTGATGCACTTGCTGATGCCTTGGATGAGTTCACTGGTGGAGTTGTTCTCGTTAGTCATGATTCCCGACTCATATCACGTGTCTGCGAGGAtgaagaaaaaagtgaaatttggGTTGTTGAAAATGGCACTGTGGAGTTTTTCCCTGGAACTTTTGAGGAATACAAGGAACAATTGCAAAAGGAGATCAAAGCTGAGGTTGATGATTAG